TGTAGGCAAATTAATAGTTAATTAGTAAAATAATCGAACATATTCTTCAAATACTATATTGCAGAAAATAAAAGAATAAATAGAATTGTGCCAAAAATTTATTCTTGATTTTTAAATAATCTTTTGTAATATTATAAAAAAAGATGCCCCAAGCATCTTTTTTTGTTTCACAATTTAAATTATTCATAGCCATGAAAAACACATCTGGCTCTTTTATTCTTTATTGTAAGATTTTTTAACTAATTGCCCTTTAGTATTTTTATTAAACTTTAATTCGGCATTTTCTTCTTCAACTAATTTGAAAAAATCAGATAAGGAAATTTCTAAAAAATCACAAATTGCAAAAAGTTTACTACATGTAACATTATGATCACTTGATGTATATCTTTCTAAACCTAAGTTTTTACCAATCTCAGAATAATATTCATTGTTTTCACTCAAAATTGCATTACCACGTTCCTTATACAACTTTTTAATGACAATAGAAATTGAATTAGTAAGTTCTTCTATTTTTATTTGCTTCCTCATAAAAACAAATAGAATGATAAAAAAATGCGATAACAATTACACATGTGTAAATAATTTTGTTATATTTGTATTATTTATTACATTATTTTTAATGTAATTTTGCGATTCTTCATATAAAATATTTGAAGCATTCGCTTTGAATCTCGTACTAGAAAATTGGCCTTTTCAAATTACCACGAGATGATAAGTATGATGCTCACGTCATTGGCGTGGGCTCACTTATTTGTGGTAAGGTATGGCCAATACCTCTAGTGCAGTAAGCTGAGTTCCGCGCCTTTTTTATTGGCAAAATCTCAGATGATTCCTAGCTAATCCCCTTCATATTTTTCATAGTCTCGCAGTCAATTAGTTGCTAACCTAACCGCTAACACCAGCTTGCCTATGATTTAAAAACAAAGAATATGTAATTAAGGCCTGTGCTATTTCTCTATTTTGAATTAGTATTGAGCACAGGCTATTAAAGCAAACAAAAAAGGCCCTCTAGCCGTCTGGACAACTACTGAGAGGACCTATAGCCAAACAAAACCAACGTTTCAATTAACCAACCCAATACTATGAAAAATATTTCATTTTACAAGGGGGGCAGGGCTTTTTATTACCTAATTATAATGGGTAGCATACTGTCTTTTTCTCCTCTTCAGGCCAATCCTTTTCTCAGGCAAAACAAACTACAATCACAGCAATTTCAAATTCAGGGAACTGTCACCGATGGCAGCAATCCGTTGCCCGGCGTAAGCATTGCGATAAAAAACAAAACTAAAACAGCCACTGTAACGGATTATAACGGTGAGTACAATCTTTTTGCCTCCCCAAAAGACACTTTGGTATTTTCGTATGTAGGCTTCAAAACAGTATTTGTTGCCGTTCATGACCAGCCTGTTATTAATGTGGTTCTGCAGGCAGATGCCACCACACTCAAAGAAGTAAAGATTAATGCGGGCTATTATTCGGTCAAGGAAAGCGAACGCACAGGGAGTATTGCCCGCATCACTGCCAAAGACATCGAATCACAGCCTGTATCGAATGTGTTAGCCACGATGCAGGGACGCATGGCAGGTGTCGATATCATACAGGATGGTGGTACAGCGGGAGGTGGTTTTACGATCAAAATAAGGGGACTCAACAGCCTTCGGGCAAATGGCAACGAACCGCTATATATTATAGATGGTGTCCCATATTCCTCTGAAACCATTGGCTATAGCGATACGACTCCCGGAATGGCGACTCCTACCAGTCCGCTCAACAGTATTAACCCATCCGATGTAGAAAGCATCGAAGTATTAAAAGATGCCGATGCTACCGCTATTTATGGTTCCCGTGGAGCCAATGGAGTGGTATTAGTTACCACCAAAAAAGGAAGAGCAGGTAAAACCAAAGTGAGTGTTACTGCTTCTACTGGGATTGGCAAGGTTACCAAGATGGTGGATATGATGCATACCCAAGACTATCTGAACATGCGTAGGCAAGGTTTTGTCAATGATAAAATTACTGCCTATCCAAGAACGGCCTACGATGTGAATGGCAGTTGGGATCAAAACCGTTATACCGACTGGCAGGAAGAATTATTGGGAGGCACAGCCACTATTTTCAGCATGCAGGGTGTCGTATCTGGAGGATCGGACTTGACACAATACCTCCTCAGTGGCACGTATCGATCTGAAACCACAGTAATTCCTGGGGACTTTGGCTATGACCGGACAGCGGTTCATTTTAATATGAATCATGCCAGTGAGGATAAAAAGTTCAAGCTTGTTTTTTCGGCAGGATACAGCTTTCAGCAAAATGTACAGCCCACAGAAGATTTGACGCGTAAAGCAAGAAATCTGGCACCTAACGCTCCTGCTTTGTACGATGAGAATGGGGAACTGAATTATGAGAATAATACGTTCCAAAATCCATTGGCACCGCTCAAGAGTTTTAGCACGGCAAAAACAAATGATCTGGTAACCAATGCCGTACTGAGTTATGAAGTAGTACCCAGTCTGGAACTCAAAGCCAATTTGGGATTTACAGATTTAAATAATGGCGAACAACAAATAATCCCCTCCACGATTTACAATCCTGCTTATGAAATTGGCAGTGATAACTCGATCTTATATACGAATGCTACAGCCAGACAATCTTGGATCGTGGAACCGCAACTGCATTGGAGCCATAATTTTGAAAACAGTAAAATAGATATCCTGGTTGGAGCTACGGCACAGCAGCAGCGTTCGTCCAGACTCTATCAGTATGGGGTAGGTTTTTCAAGCAACAGCCTGATTACCGATTTGGCTTCGGCCACTGATAAGTATGTGATTGCAAGTGATGAAACCATATATAAATACCAAGCCTTTTTTGGAAGGATTAATTATAATTACCAAGAGAAATACATTGTGAATCTGACGGGTAGGAGGGATGGATCAAGCCGCTTTGGTCCCGGAAAACAGTTTGCCGCTTTTGGAGCGATAGGGGCTGCATGGTTATTTTCGAATGAAAATTTTCTGAAAAACAATTCCGTTGTAAGCTTCGGGAAACTGCGTGCCAGTTATGGAACTGGCGGGAATGACCAGATAGGGGATTACCAGTTTTTGGATACCTATGCCTCTTCGGGGCTCAATTATCAAAATGCAGTGGGTTTAGATCCAACCCGTTTATTCAATCCTGACTTTGGCTGGGAAAGCAGTCAGAAGTTCGAAGTGGCTTTGGAAACAGGATTTTTTCAGGACAGACTTTTTCTAACGTTAGCCCATTATAGGAATCAATCTTCGAATCAGCTGGTAGGAATCCCATTGCCGGGGACTACTGGATTTACGTCAATAAATGCCAATCTGGACGCCACTGTACAGAACTCGGGTCTGGAATTGACTCTGCGCACGGTAAATTACAGCGGCACCCATTTTAAATGGACAAGCAATTTTAATATTTCGGCAGCGAAAAATAAACTGCTTTCGTTTCCAGGATTAGAAGGTTCAACCTATTCGAACCGATACATTGTTGGAGAATCAACCAGTATTGTAAAAGTTTATAATTATAAAGGGGTCAATCCGCAAACGGGATTGTTTGAAGTAGAAGATGTCAATGGTGATGGCAAAATTACTGCTCTGGATGATAAAAAAAGAGTGGAGGATTTGACACCTGAATATTACGGAGGATTACAAAATGTACTACAGTATAAAAATTGGCAATTGGATTTTCTGTTTCAGTTTGTAAAACAAAAAAATTACGATTGGAGTCCCTCAGTACAGGGAGGCAGTTTTTTTAATCAGCAGGAGGATCTGGTTAATGCGTGGCAAAAGCCGGGAGATATAGCACCCTATCAAATGTATACCTCTGGACGCAATAGACCGGCGGTCACTGCGTATAACAATTATTTGAATAGCAATGCCATGATTGTTGATGGTTCGTATCTCCGTTTGAAAAATATAGAACTGAGCTATATGCTGCCGCTGCAGACAAAGAAAGCCAGCTGTCGATTGTCATTACAGGGACAAAACGTGTTGACATGTACTCCGTACAAAGGAGGCGATCCCGAATTTAAATATACAGGATACTTACCGCCGCTGCAGGTTTACAGTGCAGGCGTACAACTAACTTTTTAATCTAAAAAATAAAGCTATGAATACTGTATTTACTGCTCTGAAATATTTTATAATCACAGGGATTATCCTGTTTTTAGTACTGTCCTGCGACAGTTTTGTGGATGTGGATTTGCCTAAATCACAACTGACCAAAGAAGCCGTTTTTGAAGATATGGCTACTGCCAATGCTGCTATGGCTGGATTGTATGCCAAGATGCGGGATGCTGGTGTCCTGACAGGAAGCGCTGTTGGAGTTTCCTGTTATCTGGGGCAGTATACTGATGAGTTTGATTATTATCAGCAGGATAAAATTTCTGATTTTTATGCTAATTCGCTTTATGCGGGTGTGTCTGGAGTAGGCGATATTTGGAACCAAAGCTACAATCAGATTTATGCTGCCAATGCTATTATTGAAGGGGTAGATCAGTCGGTTTCTTTGCCTGAATCTGGGCGCAGTCAGTTAAAGGGAGAAGCGTTATTTATCAGGGCACTGCTTCATTTTTATCTGGTAAATCTGTATGGAGACGTGCCTTATATCACTACTACGGATTATGAAAAAAACAGTAAAGTGACAAGAACGGCAAGTGCTGCGGTATATACGTATATCGTAAATGATCTTACCGAAGCGATTACGTTATTGCCAGAAGACTATGTTTCGGAGGAGCGCGTGCGTCCTAACCGAAGCGCGGCCTCGGCGGTCTTGGCTAGAGTGTATCTGTATATGGGATTGTATGCCGAAGCAGCGAATGAGGCATCGGCTGTTATCAACAGTCCGCTTTATGTTTGGGAAACCGATTTGGATAAGATTTTTTTGAAAGAAAGTAGCACCACGATTTGGCAATTTATGCCCGATGTTGATGGCAAGAATACAGCTGAAGGGAGCTTGTATATTTTTACAGCAGGACCGCCCTCTATTGTGGGGTTGAGAGCCGATTTTGTTGATGCTTTTGAAGCCAACGACCAAAGAAAAGTGCATTGGACAAAAGCCGTAACCGATGGAGTTACTGCTTGGTATCATGCCTATAAGTACAAAGAAGAAAATTACACAGGAAGTTCTGTAGAGTATTCGATTGTATTGCGCTTGGCAGAGCAGTATCTGATTCGGGCAGAAGCAAGAGCAAGACAGGGAGAACTCATCAGTGCCAAAGACGATCTGAATCTGATCCGCCATACAGCTGGATTGCCCAATACAAGCGCCATTACGGCGGATGAAATTGCGGCGGATGTATTGAAACAACGGCGATTTGAACTGTTTACAGAATTTGGGCAGCGCTTTTTTGATCTGAAACGATTGGGGAAACTCGATGCTGTTTTGTCAATCTCCAAACCCGGCTGGAATACCGAAGATAAACTGTGGCCATTACCCGCATTGGAATTGAGTTCGAATCCGAATTTGAATCCACAAAATCCAAGTTACTAAATGGATGAGATGCTAGTTAGAACGAAATACCACTTTTTTTTATTTTTAATTAGTACTTTTTTGCTGTGCTCTTGTCCTATGGTGGGACAGGAGCCACAAAAGAGGGATTTGAAAGAAGCAGATTATGGCAAGTGGGGCACTTTATGGACGAAAGGACTTTCAAATCGAGGGAATTGGGTCAGTTTTGAAATGACTTATCAGGATCATAATGATACGTTGTTTTTAAAAAGAACTAGCGGAAATACAACTTATACTTTTCCGAAAGGCAAGAATGGGCAGTTTGGAAGCGAAGATATTTTTGCCTGCCTGTTGCCTAATGCTGTTTTGCAGGTGACTGAATTGCGTTCTGCAAAAATACAGTTGTTCCCGGATGTTAAGCGGTATGATTTGTTAGTGGGAGGCAAATACATCCTGACCAGTAATAAGGGGAGGAATACCATTAGCCTGATTAAGATCAGAAATCAAAAAGGAGCAGTAATAGACAGTATATCCAATGTTACGGATTATGTATTGAATCCGAAGAAAAACGGGATGCTGTTTACTGTTACAAATGGCAGTCAGCATTCGATAGGCATTATTAATTTTGAGGACCACTCTAAACGGATTATTACTCAAAGTAAGGGCGGTTCCTTTTATCAATTAACATGGCAGGCGAATGGAAAATCGGCAGCCTATCTATTGGAAACAGATACTGTTGCAAAAACAAAAGTAATACAGCAGTATCGGATTGCAGACCAGCAGCTTTTTACATTTGATACTCAGAAAACTATAGGTTTTAAAGATGGTTTTGCTATATATGATCGGTTTAAGCTGTCTCTATCTGAAAGCGGCAGCCAAGTGTTTTTTTGGGCTGCTTTGAAGTCACTGTCTGAATTGAAAAAGGAGGATAATAGGGCAGAGGTATGGAATGGAACAGATAAACAGATCTACCCTTCCCAGCAGTTCGAAACGTCCGAGGGAGAACTGCCTAAATTGGCTTGTTGGCATCCGGAGAAAAATCAATTTAGTATTGTCAGCAGTGATGCCTTGCCACAAAAGAGGCTAAGTCCAAAGCAGGATTATGCATTGCTCTCTAACGCATATTGTTATGGCTTAGAAAATACCTACTATGAAAACGTGGATTACTATCTTAAAGACATCTGGACTGGGAAGGAAAAGCTGCTTTTGGAGCATCAATCCCATGATCCGAATCAAATTGGCTTTTCGGCATTTGGAAATACCATCATCTATTATCGGAATAAAAATTGGTGGATTTATGATATTGATGCAGGGAGTCATCGCAATATGACCCAAGGCATAGTAACCAATTGGGATAATTCGAGTACTAATGCACCGCATCAATTTGATGTATATGGCAATCCA
The Flavobacterium sp. 5 DNA segment above includes these coding regions:
- a CDS encoding prolyl oligopeptidase family serine peptidase; this translates as MDEMLVRTKYHFFLFLISTFLLCSCPMVGQEPQKRDLKEADYGKWGTLWTKGLSNRGNWVSFEMTYQDHNDTLFLKRTSGNTTYTFPKGKNGQFGSEDIFACLLPNAVLQVTELRSAKIQLFPDVKRYDLLVGGKYILTSNKGRNTISLIKIRNQKGAVIDSISNVTDYVLNPKKNGMLFTVTNGSQHSIGIINFEDHSKRIITQSKGGSFYQLTWQANGKSAAYLLETDTVAKTKVIQQYRIADQQLFTFDTQKTIGFKDGFAIYDRFKLSLSESGSQVFFWAALKSLSELKKEDNRAEVWNGTDKQIYPSQQFETSEGELPKLACWHPEKNQFSIVSSDALPQKRLSPKQDYALLSNAYCYGLENTYYENVDYYLKDIWTGKEKLLLEHQSHDPNQIGFSAFGNTIIYYRNKNWWIYDIDAGSHRNMTQGIVTNWDNSSTNAPHQFDVYGNPGWSADGKSVLLYDEFDIWCVALDGSNFRRLTTGKEQQTSFRIAAVENAGFKIANYEGRNPYVYDLSKDLLLEAKRQTDYATGYYLLTSGSKVQKLVFEASKITDLLKSEKGNYVYTKQRFDQSPKLLFLSDDHRSPKLLFESNKQQKKYYYGRSALIAYKNSKGEPLKGALFYPAHYDAAKQYPMVVNIYDALSKHVYDYANPSLLNAEGFNITNFTLNGYFVLLPDINYQLGNPGISAVDCMTAGVTAIIEKGIVAKDKIGLIGHSFGGFETNFIITQSALFAAAVSGAGISDPIELYFNIGQNRNMLSDIWRFESQQWRMGKSLYADKEGYLRNSPIMHADKIKTPLLLWAGKNDRIVPMHQSVAFYLALRRLRVKNIFLGYPEEEHSIANPENQIDLTHRVQQWFDYFLKDKTSESWISKGTSFE
- a CDS encoding RagB/SusD family nutrient uptake outer membrane protein, translating into MNTVFTALKYFIITGIILFLVLSCDSFVDVDLPKSQLTKEAVFEDMATANAAMAGLYAKMRDAGVLTGSAVGVSCYLGQYTDEFDYYQQDKISDFYANSLYAGVSGVGDIWNQSYNQIYAANAIIEGVDQSVSLPESGRSQLKGEALFIRALLHFYLVNLYGDVPYITTTDYEKNSKVTRTASAAVYTYIVNDLTEAITLLPEDYVSEERVRPNRSAASAVLARVYLYMGLYAEAANEASAVINSPLYVWETDLDKIFLKESSTTIWQFMPDVDGKNTAEGSLYIFTAGPPSIVGLRADFVDAFEANDQRKVHWTKAVTDGVTAWYHAYKYKEENYTGSSVEYSIVLRLAEQYLIRAEARARQGELISAKDDLNLIRHTAGLPNTSAITADEIAADVLKQRRFELFTEFGQRFFDLKRLGKLDAVLSISKPGWNTEDKLWPLPALELSSNPNLNPQNPSY
- a CDS encoding SusC/RagA family TonB-linked outer membrane protein, with the translated sequence MKNISFYKGGRAFYYLIIMGSILSFSPLQANPFLRQNKLQSQQFQIQGTVTDGSNPLPGVSIAIKNKTKTATVTDYNGEYNLFASPKDTLVFSYVGFKTVFVAVHDQPVINVVLQADATTLKEVKINAGYYSVKESERTGSIARITAKDIESQPVSNVLATMQGRMAGVDIIQDGGTAGGGFTIKIRGLNSLRANGNEPLYIIDGVPYSSETIGYSDTTPGMATPTSPLNSINPSDVESIEVLKDADATAIYGSRGANGVVLVTTKKGRAGKTKVSVTASTGIGKVTKMVDMMHTQDYLNMRRQGFVNDKITAYPRTAYDVNGSWDQNRYTDWQEELLGGTATIFSMQGVVSGGSDLTQYLLSGTYRSETTVIPGDFGYDRTAVHFNMNHASEDKKFKLVFSAGYSFQQNVQPTEDLTRKARNLAPNAPALYDENGELNYENNTFQNPLAPLKSFSTAKTNDLVTNAVLSYEVVPSLELKANLGFTDLNNGEQQIIPSTIYNPAYEIGSDNSILYTNATARQSWIVEPQLHWSHNFENSKIDILVGATAQQQRSSRLYQYGVGFSSNSLITDLASATDKYVIASDETIYKYQAFFGRINYNYQEKYIVNLTGRRDGSSRFGPGKQFAAFGAIGAAWLFSNENFLKNNSVVSFGKLRASYGTGGNDQIGDYQFLDTYASSGLNYQNAVGLDPTRLFNPDFGWESSQKFEVALETGFFQDRLFLTLAHYRNQSSNQLVGIPLPGTTGFTSINANLDATVQNSGLELTLRTVNYSGTHFKWTSNFNISAAKNKLLSFPGLEGSTYSNRYIVGESTSIVKVYNYKGVNPQTGLFEVEDVNGDGKITALDDKKRVEDLTPEYYGGLQNVLQYKNWQLDFLFQFVKQKNYDWSPSVQGGSFFNQQEDLVNAWQKPGDIAPYQMYTSGRNRPAVTAYNNYLNSNAMIVDGSYLRLKNIELSYMLPLQTKKASCRLSLQGQNVLTCTPYKGGDPEFKYTGYLPPLQVYSAGVQLTF